In Candidatus Binataceae bacterium, a single window of DNA contains:
- a CDS encoding OsmC family protein — MADETILNGLHPAKLRTITDSMRDDPNVLKDVSGPWKSRVVWQGGFRAKAYMRKHVIEMDEPEGLDATDAAASAHEQLLSAMGSCLTVGFVLNATKRGVRIHDLEVALEGNFENILKWAGHSADGNPGYSAVKAKLFVRADADEKTLQELWRLAVEGSPVTQTIARPTRIITEFEKV, encoded by the coding sequence ATGGCCGACGAAACGATCCTCAATGGCCTCCATCCCGCCAAGCTCAGGACGATCACCGATTCGATGCGCGACGATCCCAACGTGCTCAAGGACGTCAGCGGGCCGTGGAAATCGCGCGTGGTATGGCAGGGCGGCTTTCGGGCCAAGGCCTACATGCGCAAGCACGTGATCGAAATGGACGAACCCGAGGGCCTCGACGCAACCGACGCCGCCGCCAGCGCCCACGAGCAGCTGCTCTCGGCGATGGGCAGCTGCCTCACGGTCGGCTTCGTGCTCAACGCGACCAAGCGCGGCGTGCGCATCCACGACCTCGAAGTCGCGCTCGAAGGCAACTTCGAAAATATCCTGAAGTGGGCCGGCCACAGCGCCGACGGCAATCCCGGCTACTCCGCGGTCAAAGCCAAGCTGTTCGTGCGGGCAGACGCCGACGAAAAAACCCTCCAGGAGCTATGGCGCCTCGCGGTCGAAGGCTCGCCCGTCACCCAGACCATCGCGCGGCCGACCCGGATCATCACCGAGTTCGAGAAGGTCTGA
- a CDS encoding rhodanese-like domain-containing protein — translation MIRLAGADAVAERIGKADFVIVDPRRPMKYLMGHLSGALNLPVYRAFGDDGALLEPAALAEWLGAGGVGEGVTPVLYDSPQGQNAAMLTWIMEYLGAPEILLLDVFFEQWKSEGREVTYRPVPTPARRRFVPRLDQRMRATLDEVRANTSDRLIDFRSREEFTGERDLDGAPGHLPRAVNVVWSALNGAEGRLLGSRKQLELRFAQAGVAKGQKVIAYCRSGPRAALGYIALVQAGYDARLFDGSFLKWSRAGLPVEK, via the coding sequence ATGATACGGCTCGCTGGAGCGGATGCGGTCGCCGAGCGGATCGGCAAGGCCGATTTCGTGATCGTCGATCCGCGCCGCCCGATGAAATACCTGATGGGCCATCTGAGCGGCGCGCTCAATCTGCCCGTCTATCGCGCGTTCGGCGACGACGGCGCCCTGCTCGAACCGGCGGCGCTCGCCGAATGGCTCGGAGCAGGCGGCGTCGGCGAGGGCGTGACGCCTGTGCTCTACGATTCGCCGCAGGGACAGAATGCGGCAATGCTCACGTGGATCATGGAGTATCTGGGCGCGCCGGAGATCCTCCTGCTCGACGTCTTCTTCGAGCAATGGAAGAGCGAGGGCCGCGAGGTCACCTACCGTCCGGTCCCGACGCCTGCCAGAAGGCGTTTTGTGCCGCGGTTGGACCAACGGATGCGCGCGACGCTCGACGAGGTGCGCGCCAACACCTCCGATCGCCTGATCGATTTCCGCTCGCGCGAAGAGTTTACCGGCGAGCGCGACCTCGACGGCGCGCCCGGCCATCTTCCGCGCGCGGTCAATGTCGTATGGAGCGCGCTCAACGGCGCGGAGGGCCGCCTCCTCGGCTCACGCAAACAGCTCGAGCTTAGGTTCGCGCAGGCCGGCGTCGCAAAGGGGCAGAAGGTTATCGCCTATTGCCGCAGCGGGCCGCGCGCCGCACTTGGATACATCGCGCTGGTGCAGGCGGGTTACGACGCGCGGCTGTTCGACGGATCGTTCCTTAAATGGTCGCGCGCCGGCCTTCCGGTCGAAAAATGA